The Arthrobacter sp. PM3 genome contains the following window.
GCTGCTCAGCTGAGGAGACATCGGCGGTGCCGGTCCCGGCTGTGAAGGGCGCCGCAAAGCCCGACGATGTGATGCTGCCCGACTCGAAATTGGTCGCGATGACCGTTGTGCCCGGATACTGGTTGGTTGGCTGCGGCGCGCCCGGCTGGCACGTCGGTGCGGCGGAAGCCGGGCTGGCGCCGACCGCCAGACCGGCTAAGACTAATAGGTTCAGCGCTGCGATTACGCCTGCTTTTTGCAGTCGTTTCATTGATCTGCCCCCCTGACGTGGCTCCCACTGGATAGCAATTCCCAGAAGTTCCGGGATTTGAGGCGCCAAGGAAGCGCTGTGAGTAGCCGACGCACGAGACCGCTCATACTCCGACGGTGCCTTCCCACACGGTATCCCCCAGCAACTTGAATAAACCTTGGGGCCCGTGCGGTCCGGCCACGCTGCTGTCCGAGCCGGCCGGAGTCAGGCCGGTAGCAGACCCAGGAGTACAGGGACGACACCGAGGCAGACAAAGGCCGGCAGCGAGCACAGGCCCAGCGGAACAACGAGCTTCACCCCGAGGGCCGCCGCACGCTGCTCGGCGGCCCTGTGCCGTTCGCGGCGCAGCCGGGCGGCCTGGGCGTAGAGCAGTGCCGAGGACGGGGCGCCCGTGAGCGCGGCAAAGGTCAGGCCGTCCCGCAGCGCACGAAGCTGCGGCACCTGGGCACCGGAACTGTGCCATGCTGTCTTCCAGTCCGCGCCGATGGCCAGAGCCGACGCCACAGGCCGCAACTGCCGGGCGAGTTCCGGCGGCACCAGGGTGGCGATAAGTTCCAGCGACCGTCCCAGCCCGGCTCCTGCGTCCAGCATGGCGCCGATCAGTTCCAGCATCATGGCGGTGTCCCGCAGCCCAGGGAACCCCGGATCTTCAGCCGGGTTGCGTTCCCGGGGCGCCCGGCCACGGCCCGTCCGGTCCGCCGGGCCTGGAACTTGGCGCCGGAGTCTTCCGCGGACACGCCCGGAGTGCGCCAGGACCACGACGGATGCGCCGGCAAGGCAAAGGGCCACCAGGGCCCCGGCTGCCTCCGGTTTCACGGCGGGGGCCGAGTCACGCTGGCGCTCCTGCGGCGGCACGGACAAGCCGTGCGGACCACATCCGGCCGGCGGCGGTCAGGCCGATACCGGCGGCCAGCGCCATGACGCCCCACGGGCTCCCGAAGATCGTCGCCATCGGATCGACGCCGAGGAGCAGTCCGAGCCCCAAACCCGACACCGGCAGCCAGGTCAGCAGGCGGACCGTTGTACGAGGCCCGGCCAGGGCGGTCCGCCGGGCCGCCTCGGCGTCGGCCTCCGCCTCCAGGTGGTGGGCGAAGCGTGCCAGGACGTCCGCCAGGGGGCAGCCGCTGGCTTCTGAGGTGTCGAAGCACGCCGCAAGCTCACCCCAGACGTGCGTGTCGCGGCCGGTCAATCCGCTCCCGGACGCTGCCCGGCGGATTGCCTCGGCCACCGAAGTCCCCCGCAGGGCGGCGGCGCGTGCTGCCCCGAGGATCGTGAGGGCTTCAGGAGCGAGCCCGGCCCCGGAACCCTCCGGGGCCGGGTCGGGGCCTCCGCTCCGGCCCGGGGACCGGTCCTCCGCATCGTCCCGGCCGTAGAGAACCCACAGTTCGTCCCACAGCCGGGCGGGGGTGCGTCCGCCTTTCAGCAGCGCGGCGAGTTGCTGGACCACGGCCGCCATCGGGGCGGTCCCCGTCCCGGCTCTTCTTCCGGCCAGCAGGAGGCGGGATCCGGGGACGGCCCTGCGGTGGTTCCACGGCCGGTTTGCCAGTTGCGGGCTCAGCGGCCCGGGACGCCGGCCGGCTTGCGGACCAGGTTGTC
Protein-coding sequences here:
- a CDS encoding type II secretion system F family protein, with protein sequence MMLELIGAMLDAGAGLGRSLELIATLVPPELARQLRPVASALAIGADWKTAWHSSGAQVPQLRALRDGLTFAALTGAPSSALLYAQAARLRRERHRAAEQRAAALGVKLVVPLGLCSLPAFVCLGVVPVLLGLLPA
- a CDS encoding type II secretion system F family protein codes for the protein MAAVVQQLAALLKGGRTPARLWDELWVLYGRDDAEDRSPGRSGGPDPAPEGSGAGLAPEALTILGAARAAALRGTSVAEAIRRAASGSGLTGRDTHVWGELAACFDTSEASGCPLADVLARFAHHLEAEADAEAARRTALAGPRTTVRLLTWLPVSGLGLGLLLGVDPMATIFGSPWGVMALAAGIGLTAAGRMWSARLVRAAAGAPA